A region from the Desulfuromonas sp. TF genome encodes:
- the nuoL gene encoding NADH-quinone oxidoreductase subunit L, whose product MYDKLWLIPFFPLLGSVINGLLGKKIKNEKVIGTIGTLAIASSFMVSCIYFFRLLGDSVKSHEQVVASWISVGQLQVDWGFLLDPLSALMIMVVTGVGSLIHLYSIGYMHGEEGFYRYFSYLNLFCFSMLMLVLGNNALVMFIGWEGVGLCSYLLIGYYFHKKSAGDAAKKAFVVNRIGDFGFLLGLFLLYWTLGSKHGVWTLNFTEIAQHGHLLGAGGTVITIVTLCFFLGATGKSAQIPLYTWLPDAMEGPTPVSALIHAATMVTAGVYMIGRMNGLFAMAPDTMMVIAIVGAATAIFAASIGLAQNDIKRVLAYSTVSQLGYMFLAMGVGAFTAGVFHLMTHAFFKACLFLGSGSVIHALSGEQDMRYMGGLRKHMPYTHITFLIATIAIAGIPGLSAFFSKDEILWWAFASNRGSWILWLVGAAAAGMTAFYMFRLVFMTFYGKERITDHARHHLHESPFVITLPLMVLAVLSIVGGYIGVPAILGGANHIHHFLEPVFGSSVENYGIATGHYSHALEYGMMGISIGIAVVGIALAYIMYLKKPELPGKFVASFQGLHRAVFNKWYMDEIYDTLFVNPTKRLGTFLWKGFDVVVVDGIVNGFGKVVNACSKGLRFTQSGFVHNYALSMVIGVLVIVGIYVLR is encoded by the coding sequence ATGTACGACAAACTGTGGCTCATCCCATTCTTTCCCCTGCTGGGGTCCGTTATCAACGGGCTGCTCGGCAAGAAGATCAAGAATGAGAAGGTGATCGGCACCATCGGCACCCTGGCGATTGCTTCTTCCTTCATGGTCTCCTGCATTTATTTCTTCCGCCTGCTCGGCGATTCGGTCAAGTCCCATGAGCAGGTGGTCGCTTCCTGGATTTCCGTGGGACAGCTGCAGGTCGACTGGGGATTCCTCCTCGATCCCCTCTCCGCGCTGATGATTATGGTAGTCACCGGGGTCGGCTCACTGATCCACCTCTACTCCATCGGCTACATGCACGGGGAGGAAGGGTTTTACCGCTATTTTTCCTACCTGAACCTCTTCTGCTTCTCCATGCTGATGCTGGTGCTGGGGAACAACGCCCTGGTCATGTTTATCGGATGGGAAGGCGTCGGTCTGTGCTCCTATCTCCTCATCGGCTATTACTTTCACAAGAAGAGCGCCGGTGACGCCGCCAAGAAGGCTTTCGTGGTCAACCGCATCGGCGATTTCGGTTTTCTCCTCGGCCTCTTCCTTCTTTACTGGACCCTGGGTAGCAAGCACGGCGTCTGGACTTTGAACTTCACGGAGATCGCCCAACACGGACACCTGCTTGGCGCCGGCGGCACGGTGATCACCATCGTCACCCTCTGCTTCTTCCTCGGCGCCACAGGCAAGTCGGCTCAGATTCCCCTTTATACCTGGCTTCCCGACGCCATGGAAGGTCCCACCCCGGTTTCGGCCCTGATCCATGCCGCCACCATGGTCACCGCCGGCGTCTACATGATCGGCCGCATGAACGGGCTTTTCGCCATGGCTCCCGATACCATGATGGTCATCGCCATCGTCGGTGCAGCTACGGCCATCTTTGCCGCCTCCATCGGTCTGGCCCAGAACGACATCAAGAGGGTGCTCGCCTACTCCACCGTCTCCCAGCTCGGCTACATGTTCCTCGCCATGGGAGTTGGCGCTTTCACTGCCGGCGTTTTCCACCTGATGACTCACGCTTTCTTCAAGGCCTGTCTCTTCCTCGGCTCCGGGTCGGTCATCCACGCTCTTTCAGGGGAGCAGGACATGCGCTATATGGGCGGCCTGCGCAAGCACATGCCCTACACCCATATCACTTTCCTCATCGCCACCATAGCCATCGCCGGGATTCCGGGTCTTTCCGCCTTCTTCTCCAAGGACGAGATCCTCTGGTGGGCCTTTGCCTCCAATCGCGGCAGCTGGATTCTCTGGCTGGTGGGTGCCGCCGCGGCCGGCATGACTGCCTTCTACATGTTCCGCCTGGTTTTCATGACCTTCTATGGCAAGGAGCGCATCACCGATCATGCCCGCCATCACCTGCATGAATCGCCCTTCGTCATCACCCTGCCGCTGATGGTCCTGGCCGTCCTGTCCATCGTCGGGGGATACATCGGCGTTCCCGCCATCCTCGGCGGCGCCAACCATATACACCATTTTCTCGAACCGGTATTCGGCAGTTCGGTGGAAAACTACGGGATCGCCACGGGCCATTACAGCCATGCACTCGAATACGGGATGATGGGAATATCCATAGGCATCGCGGTGGTCGGCATCGCGCTGGCCTATATCATGTATCTGAAGAAGCCCGAACTTCCCGGGAAGTTCGTGGCCTCCTTCCAAGGATTGCACCGCGCCGTTTTCAACAAGTGGTATATGGATGAGATCTATGACACCCTCTTCGTCAATCCTACCAAGCGGCTCGGCACATTCTTGTGGAAAGGATTCGACGTGGTGGTGGTGGACGGCATCGTCAACGGTTTCGGCAAGGTCGTCAACGCCTGTTCGAAGGGTCTTCGATTCACTCAATCCGGCTTCGTGCACAACTATGCTCTTTCCATGGTCATAGGGGTGCTGGTGATCGTCGGCATCTACGTCCTCAGGTAA
- a CDS encoding NADH-quinone oxidoreductase subunit M has product MDNLLSLMTFFPLLGMLVLLFLPRENGGLLKGFTLAVTLVTFFISLPLAFADVFKTSGGMHFTEFARWINIGDYFQMNYNIGIDGISLWLVLLTTFIMPIAVLSTWQAVDKNIKGFMALLLLLETGMLGAFVSLDLFLFYIFWELMLIPMYFLIGIWGGKNRIYAAVKFFIYTAVGSLLMLVAIIYVYYHAVQSGVDISGFSIADFYKLSIAPELQTWLFLAFAFSFAIKVPMFPLHTWLPDAHTEAPTAGSVILAAILLKMGTYGYVRFAMPLFPDALQTFMPALATLCVIGIIYGSLVAMMQDDVKKLVAYSSVAHLGFVMLGVFALNMQGMAGGMLQMINHGISTGALFLIVGFIYERRHTREISEFGGLAKQMPIFATIFMIVTFSSIGLPGTNGFVGEFLALMGAFESELRWYAVAATSGVIFAAVYMLWMFQRVMFGELKNPKNAELKDLSGREIALMLPLLLFVFWIGIYPNTFFEKMNPALEQLIDQVKGKQQVAVVLQVNPHHLELK; this is encoded by the coding sequence ATGGATAATCTTCTCAGCCTGATGACCTTCTTCCCGTTGCTGGGGATGCTGGTGCTGCTCTTCCTCCCCAGGGAAAACGGAGGATTGCTGAAGGGCTTTACCCTGGCCGTGACCCTCGTAACTTTTTTCATCAGTCTGCCCCTCGCCTTCGCCGATGTCTTCAAGACCTCCGGCGGGATGCACTTCACCGAATTCGCCCGGTGGATCAACATCGGCGATTATTTTCAGATGAACTACAACATCGGCATCGACGGCATCAGCCTGTGGCTGGTCCTGCTCACCACCTTCATCATGCCGATCGCCGTTCTGTCCACCTGGCAGGCGGTGGACAAGAATATCAAGGGCTTCATGGCTTTGCTGCTGCTGCTCGAAACCGGCATGCTCGGCGCCTTCGTCTCCCTCGACCTGTTCCTCTTCTACATCTTCTGGGAACTGATGCTGATTCCGATGTACTTCCTCATCGGCATCTGGGGCGGAAAGAACCGGATCTACGCCGCCGTCAAATTCTTCATCTACACCGCCGTCGGCTCGCTGCTGATGCTGGTGGCCATCATCTACGTCTACTATCACGCGGTGCAGTCGGGAGTGGACATCAGCGGCTTCAGCATCGCCGACTTCTACAAGCTTAGCATTGCTCCCGAGCTGCAGACCTGGCTCTTCCTCGCCTTCGCCTTCAGCTTCGCGATCAAGGTTCCCATGTTTCCGCTCCACACCTGGCTGCCCGACGCCCATACCGAAGCGCCCACCGCCGGTTCGGTCATCCTGGCCGCCATCCTGCTGAAGATGGGAACCTACGGCTACGTGCGCTTCGCCATGCCCCTGTTCCCCGACGCCCTGCAGACCTTCATGCCGGCTCTTGCCACCCTCTGCGTCATCGGCATCATCTACGGTTCTCTCGTGGCCATGATGCAGGATGACGTCAAGAAACTGGTCGCCTACTCTTCGGTGGCTCACCTGGGCTTCGTCATGCTGGGGGTCTTCGCCCTCAACATGCAGGGGATGGCCGGGGGGATGCTTCAAATGATCAATCACGGCATCTCCACCGGGGCGCTCTTCCTTATCGTCGGCTTCATCTACGAGCGCCGGCACACCCGGGAGATCTCCGAATTCGGCGGCCTGGCCAAGCAGATGCCGATCTTTGCCACCATTTTCATGATCGTCACCTTCTCCTCCATCGGGCTTCCCGGGACCAACGGCTTCGTCGGCGAATTTCTGGCGCTGATGGGAGCCTTCGAAAGCGAGTTGCGCTGGTATGCAGTGGCCGCCACTTCCGGGGTGATTTTCGCCGCCGTCTATATGCTCTGGATGTTCCAGCGTGTGATGTTCGGCGAGCTGAAGAATCCCAAGAATGCCGAACTCAAAGACCTTTCAGGTCGCGAAATTGCTCTGATGCTTCCCCTGCTGCTGTTCGTCTTCTGGATCGGAATCTACCCCAACACTTTCTTCGAGAAGATGAATCCGGCCCTGGAGCAGCTGATCGATCAGGTGAAGGGAAAACAGCAGGTGGCCGTCGTTCTGCAGGTCAATCCGCACCACCTGGAACTGAAATAA
- a CDS encoding NADH-quinone oxidoreductase subunit N codes for MENLVQIAMQNVNFAAIMPSLVLSCFGLVLLIVSVFSPRGKTSHVAWISVVGLVLAGLVSVAGWNNPQFGFAGHVALDNFATFFNITFLVAAALTILMSDEYLKREGYPIGEYYPLILFTTAGAMWMASGTDLMTIFLGLEVLSISLYVLAGLFRGQTRSNEAGLKYFLLGAFSTGFLLYGIALIYGVSGTTNIADIGQYLAAHPAALGNPMTVAGMLLLSVGFLFKIAAAPFHMWTPDVYQGAPTPVTAFMSAGPKAAAFAGFIRVLVLAFGGMQEEWTTLLWVLAVLTMIVGNVIAINQTNIKRMLAYSSIAHAGYAMVGIVAANTIGISGVLFYLLAYTFMNLGAFAVLVLAGKKGEDNLTLEGFAGFGYKRPFLGVALTVFLFSLMGIPPTAGFAGKFYIFAGAIEAGYIWLAVIGVLNSAVSLYYYLRVMVAMYFKEPTEDYGWVTMHVGTVVSIILALAGILYLGIIPGGVMEMAKLAIF; via the coding sequence ATGGAAAATCTGGTGCAAATAGCCATGCAGAACGTCAATTTCGCGGCGATCATGCCTTCACTGGTCCTGAGCTGTTTCGGTCTGGTGCTCCTGATCGTCAGTGTCTTTTCCCCCCGAGGGAAGACGAGTCACGTGGCCTGGATCAGCGTCGTCGGACTGGTTCTCGCCGGCCTGGTCTCCGTAGCGGGATGGAACAATCCTCAGTTCGGTTTCGCCGGGCATGTGGCCTTGGACAATTTCGCCACTTTCTTCAATATCACCTTCCTGGTGGCGGCGGCTCTTACCATCCTCATGTCCGATGAATATCTCAAACGTGAAGGATACCCGATCGGCGAATACTATCCCTTGATCCTGTTTACAACGGCGGGCGCCATGTGGATGGCTTCGGGGACCGACCTGATGACCATATTTCTCGGTCTCGAAGTCCTCTCCATCTCCCTCTACGTCCTAGCCGGCCTCTTCCGCGGACAGACACGCTCCAACGAGGCGGGGCTCAAGTATTTTCTCCTCGGCGCCTTCTCCACCGGTTTTCTCCTTTACGGAATCGCGCTGATTTACGGGGTTTCCGGAACCACCAACATTGCAGATATCGGACAGTATCTTGCCGCTCATCCGGCGGCTCTCGGCAATCCGATGACCGTCGCCGGAATGCTTCTTCTCTCCGTCGGCTTCCTGTTCAAGATCGCCGCCGCTCCCTTCCACATGTGGACTCCGGACGTCTACCAGGGAGCGCCCACCCCGGTGACGGCGTTCATGAGCGCAGGTCCAAAAGCCGCTGCCTTCGCCGGATTTATCCGCGTCCTCGTGCTGGCCTTCGGCGGCATGCAGGAAGAATGGACCACTCTGCTCTGGGTCCTTGCCGTGTTGACCATGATCGTCGGCAACGTGATTGCCATCAACCAGACCAACATCAAGCGGATGCTGGCCTACTCCTCCATCGCCCATGCCGGATACGCGATGGTGGGGATTGTCGCCGCCAACACTATCGGAATCTCCGGCGTACTCTTTTACCTGCTGGCCTATACATTCATGAATCTCGGCGCCTTTGCCGTCCTCGTTCTGGCCGGCAAAAAGGGTGAGGACAACCTCACTCTGGAGGGTTTCGCCGGCTTCGGTTACAAGCGGCCTTTCCTCGGCGTGGCCCTGACCGTCTTTCTCTTCTCCCTGATGGGAATTCCGCCCACGGCAGGATTCGCCGGTAAGTTCTACATCTTTGCCGGGGCCATCGAAGCTGGATACATCTGGCTGGCTGTGATCGGGGTGCTCAATTCCGCCGTCTCCCTGTATTACTACTTGCGGGTGATGGTAGCCATGTACTTCAAGGAACCCACCGAGGATTACGGATGGGTGACCATGCACGTAGGAACAGTCGTCTCCATAATTCTGGCCCTCGCCGGAATCCTCTACCTGGGAATTATTCCCGGCGGAGTGATGGAAATGGCCAAGCTCGCAATCTTCTGA
- a CDS encoding HAD family phosphatase, protein MHERPLQGVLTRERFDAVLFDLDGVLTDTAKVHALCWKRMFDEFLKRRADGQAEVFLPFDLNADYRQYVDGKPRYEGVRDFLASRGIELPQGEPSEPPGWETVSGLGNRKNELINEILATEGVDVYENSVVLVRRLLGQGFRTAVVSSSKNCEAILKAANIYDLFEVRVDGVVAAREHLPGKPAPDTFLRAARLLGAEPPRTVVVEDAISGVQAGRAGGFGLVIGVDRHDDAEALLGGGADIVVADLGEFLP, encoded by the coding sequence ATGCATGAAAGGCCTTTGCAGGGGGTGCTGACGAGGGAGCGGTTCGATGCCGTGCTGTTCGATCTGGACGGAGTGCTGACCGATACGGCAAAAGTTCATGCGCTCTGCTGGAAGAGGATGTTCGATGAGTTCCTCAAGCGACGCGCCGACGGGCAAGCAGAGGTTTTCCTCCCCTTCGACCTCAACGCGGATTACCGGCAGTATGTGGATGGAAAGCCGAGATATGAAGGGGTCCGGGATTTCCTTGCCTCCCGCGGAATCGAGCTTCCCCAGGGCGAGCCTTCGGAACCGCCCGGCTGGGAAACCGTGAGCGGACTCGGCAACCGCAAAAACGAGCTGATCAATGAGATTCTCGCCACCGAAGGTGTCGACGTCTATGAGAACTCCGTTGTCCTTGTTCGACGCCTTCTCGGGCAGGGATTCAGGACCGCGGTGGTGTCATCGAGCAAAAACTGCGAGGCGATCCTTAAGGCCGCCAACATCTACGACCTTTTCGAAGTGCGGGTTGACGGCGTGGTGGCGGCGCGTGAACATCTGCCAGGGAAGCCGGCGCCCGACACCTTTCTCAGGGCCGCCCGCCTGCTTGGGGCCGAGCCTCCGCGGACGGTTGTGGTCGAGGATGCCATAAGCGGCGTCCAGGCCGGCAGGGCAGGCGGATTCGGATTGGTGATCGGAGTCGATCGCCACGACGACGCCGAGGCACTGCTTGGGGGTGGGGCTGATATCGTCGTCGCAGACCTGGGGGAGTTTCTTCCCTGA
- a CDS encoding glycoside hydrolase family 65 protein encodes TMLNVTDGKVIRLFIDDEPFFLPTANLLLFERTLDMRVGTLDREILWETPAGKQVLIQSRRLVSFQHRHLAAISYQVTVLNAEAPMVISSELIGHRSNQVSEGDPRQSQGFTEQVLVPKAGYSRGARILLAHTANNSGMSLSCGVDHVIETECPYTFRSECSHNIGQVVYSIDAQPGKPVHLVKFLVYHNSRGASPEELCVRAERTLDRAVKQGIGYLFSSQKKYMDEFWRRSDVQVDGSTDKFRRASDEIQQALRWNLFQILQAAGRAEGSGIPAKGLTGQTYEGHYFWDTEIYVFPFLIYTAPHIARNLLMFRYHMLERARERAKEVNQKGALFPWRTINGEEASAYYAAGTAQYHINADIMFALKKYVEVTGDVALLFNEGAEMLVETARLWLDLGFYSERKGGRFCIDGVTGPDEYNTVVNNNTYTNLMAHENLRYAADTITYMRDNHPEHFDTLVDRTGVAFSEVEEWRRAADNMYLPFEKAIGIHPQDDSFLDRKVWDLKNTPKNKFPLLLHFHPLVIYRHQVIKQADVVLAMFLLGHKFSAEEKKLNFEYYDPLTTGDSSLSACIQSVVAAEIGDSEKALKYARYAVLMDLADVGGNVRDGCHIASMGGTWMVMVYGFAGMRDYGGRLTFDPHLPRQLRKLRFPLEIQGQELVVEMGEKTATYLLRKGAGLTIVHEGEEVLLRTGESVILPINKGASEE; translated from the coding sequence AGACCATGCTCAACGTCACGGACGGAAAGGTCATCCGTCTGTTCATCGATGATGAACCCTTTTTTTTGCCGACGGCCAACCTCCTTCTTTTCGAGAGGACCCTCGATATGCGCGTCGGCACCCTCGACCGGGAAATTCTCTGGGAGACGCCGGCGGGCAAGCAGGTGCTGATCCAGTCGCGCCGCCTGGTATCTTTTCAGCACCGGCACCTGGCGGCCATATCCTATCAGGTGACGGTTCTGAATGCCGAGGCGCCAATGGTTATTTCTTCGGAACTGATCGGGCACCGCTCCAATCAGGTCAGCGAAGGAGATCCCCGCCAGTCCCAGGGATTCACCGAACAGGTCCTGGTGCCCAAGGCGGGGTACAGCAGAGGGGCTCGCATCCTGCTGGCGCACACGGCCAACAACAGCGGTATGAGTCTGAGCTGCGGCGTCGACCATGTCATCGAGACCGAATGCCCCTACACCTTCCGCAGTGAATGCTCGCACAATATCGGCCAGGTGGTCTACTCGATCGATGCCCAACCGGGCAAGCCGGTCCATCTTGTGAAATTTCTGGTTTACCATAACTCGCGGGGTGCATCCCCTGAAGAGCTGTGCGTCCGAGCGGAACGAACCCTCGACCGGGCTGTCAAGCAGGGAATCGGTTATCTGTTCAGCAGCCAGAAAAAGTATATGGACGAGTTCTGGCGGCGCAGCGACGTTCAGGTGGATGGCAGCACCGATAAGTTCCGCCGCGCCAGCGATGAGATCCAGCAGGCCCTCCGCTGGAATCTGTTCCAGATTCTCCAGGCAGCCGGAAGGGCCGAGGGATCTGGTATCCCGGCCAAAGGGCTGACCGGTCAGACCTACGAGGGGCATTACTTCTGGGATACGGAAATTTATGTCTTTCCATTCCTCATCTATACCGCCCCGCACATCGCCCGGAACCTGCTCATGTTCCGCTATCATATGCTGGAGCGGGCCCGGGAGCGCGCCAAGGAAGTCAACCAGAAGGGGGCTCTTTTCCCCTGGCGCACCATTAACGGAGAAGAGGCTTCGGCTTACTACGCGGCTGGTACAGCTCAGTATCACATCAACGCCGATATCATGTTCGCCCTGAAAAAATATGTGGAGGTTACCGGAGATGTGGCACTGCTGTTCAACGAGGGTGCGGAGATGCTGGTGGAGACGGCCCGGCTCTGGCTCGACCTCGGTTTTTATTCCGAGCGGAAGGGGGGAAGGTTCTGCATCGACGGAGTGACCGGCCCAGATGAATACAATACAGTCGTCAACAACAACACCTATACGAACCTCATGGCCCATGAGAACCTCCGTTACGCCGCCGACACGATAACCTACATGAGGGACAATCATCCGGAGCATTTCGACACCCTGGTCGACCGGACGGGGGTTGCCTTCTCTGAGGTGGAGGAATGGCGCAGGGCGGCGGACAATATGTATCTCCCCTTTGAAAAAGCCATCGGAATCCACCCCCAGGACGACAGCTTCCTCGACCGGAAAGTCTGGGACCTAAAGAATACGCCCAAGAACAAATTCCCGCTTCTGCTTCATTTTCACCCGCTGGTCATCTATCGCCATCAGGTGATCAAGCAGGCTGATGTGGTTCTGGCCATGTTTCTCCTGGGACACAAATTTTCCGCCGAGGAGAAAAAGCTCAATTTCGAATATTACGATCCCCTGACCACCGGCGACTCCTCCTTGTCCGCCTGCATCCAGAGCGTCGTCGCCGCCGAGATCGGGGACTCCGAGAAAGCCCTGAAGTATGCCCGCTACGCTGTCCTCATGGATCTCGCCGATGTCGGCGGCAATGTCCGGGACGGCTGCCATATCGCCTCGATGGGGGGCACCTGGATGGTCATGGTGTACGGGTTCGCCGGGATGCGGGACTACGGCGGGCGTCTCACCTTCGATCCGCACCTCCCACGGCAGCTCAGGAAACTGCGGTTTCCTCTGGAAATCCAGGGCCAGGAACTGGTCGTGGAAATGGGGGAGAAAACGGCGACCTATCTGCTGAGGAAGGGGGCCGGACTGACGATCGTCCACGAAGGCGAAGAGGTCCTCCTCCGGACAGGCGAATCCGTGATCCTGCCGATAAATAAAGGAGCATCGGAGGAGTAA
- a CDS encoding glycosyltransferase family 4 protein, producing MKMPTLQGTVLMTTDAVGGVWDYSLELASNLLTCGIETVLVTMGPRPTNAQREKVQALNLFLEEGDFLLEWMPGSDRDIRRAGSWLLQLEKKIRPDLIHLNGYAHANLPWKAPCLVVAHSCVLSWWQAVKSCPAPAKWNAYARRVRRGLRVAARVVAPNRTMAHILQQLYGPLPHCRTIYNGRNPGDFPPQQKEEFIFSAGRLWDEGKNIAVLEEASVDLPWPVLVAGAVTQSGTGESRRTRVCLLGRVPHEEMTHWLGRAAIYALPARYEPFGLRILEAAFSGCALVLGDIPTLRELWRDAALFVPPEDPSALREALQTLILDPALRVDLARRACRQAMNYTSERMTRNYLSLYGELMDLDDQITIPSPASRAVPKPFLVKKWSFR from the coding sequence ATGAAGATGCCGACCCTGCAGGGAACCGTTCTGATGACGACCGATGCGGTGGGAGGGGTTTGGGACTACTCCCTGGAGCTGGCCTCGAACCTCCTCACCTGCGGAATCGAAACCGTTCTGGTCACCATGGGGCCACGGCCCACCAATGCCCAGAGAGAGAAAGTCCAGGCCCTGAATCTATTTCTGGAGGAGGGCGATTTCCTTCTGGAATGGATGCCGGGCTCCGACCGAGACATCCGCCGGGCTGGCTCCTGGCTGCTGCAACTGGAGAAAAAGATCCGCCCCGACCTGATTCATCTTAATGGCTATGCCCATGCCAACCTCCCCTGGAAAGCTCCCTGCCTGGTGGTGGCCCATTCGTGCGTTCTGTCCTGGTGGCAGGCGGTCAAGAGCTGCCCGGCGCCGGCGAAGTGGAACGCCTACGCCCGGCGGGTGCGGCGGGGGCTTCGCGTGGCAGCCAGAGTCGTCGCCCCGAACCGGACGATGGCCCACATCCTCCAGCAGCTCTACGGCCCCCTCCCCCACTGCCGGACCATCTATAACGGTCGCAATCCCGGCGATTTTCCCCCGCAGCAAAAGGAGGAATTCATCTTCTCGGCCGGACGCCTGTGGGATGAGGGAAAGAACATCGCGGTCCTCGAAGAGGCCAGTGTCGACCTTCCCTGGCCGGTCCTCGTCGCCGGCGCCGTCACCCAGTCCGGGACCGGCGAAAGCCGAAGAACCCGGGTCTGCCTTCTCGGCCGGGTTCCGCATGAGGAAATGACCCATTGGCTGGGCCGGGCGGCGATTTACGCCCTGCCTGCGCGCTACGAACCCTTCGGTCTGCGTATTCTGGAAGCGGCTTTTTCAGGGTGCGCTCTGGTTCTGGGCGATATCCCCACCCTGCGGGAACTGTGGCGGGACGCAGCCTTGTTCGTTCCTCCCGAAGATCCTTCAGCACTCCGGGAGGCGCTTCAAACCCTGATCCTCGATCCGGCTCTTCGAGTTGATCTCGCCCGGCGGGCCTGCAGACAGGCCATGAATTATACCTCCGAACGCATGACCCGCAATTATCTTTCCCTCTACGGGGAGCTCATGGACCTCGATGATCAGATCACGATTCCATCTCCTGCAAGTCGAGCGGTTCCCAAGCCCTTTCTGGTCAAGAAGTGGAGTTTTAGATGA